The DNA region TGCTCGCTGCTCGATCTGGTGTTCTCGCGGACGCGGGCGGCGTTGCACGAGCAGGTGATGACGATGCTCACTCAGTTTCGCCTCGCCGATCGGGCGCACGATGCCGCCGCCAATCTCTCGCATGGCCAGCAGCAATGGCTGGAGATCGCGATGGCGCTGGTCGGCAAGCCGCGCCTGCTGCTGCTCGACGAACCGACCGGCGGCATGAGCCTGGAGGAGCGCCGCGTCACCGGTGAACTCCTGCAGCCGATCAAGCAGCATTGCTCGCTGGTCATCGTCGAGCACGACCTCGATTTCATCCGCGACATCTGCGACCGCCTCACCGTGCTCGACCAGGGCAAGGTGCTGGCATCGGGGACGGTCGCCGAGATCCAAGCCAACAAGAGCGTCCAGGAGATCTATCTGCGCCGTGCCTGACCCATCCTTCCTCGATATCAGGCATCTCGATGCCGGTTATGGCCGCAGCCAGGTGCTGTTCGATGTCAACATCGGCATCCCCTGGCGCGGCGGCGTCGCCGTGCTCGGCCGCAACGGCGCCGGCAAAACCACGCTGATGAAGACCATCGTCGGCGAGCTCGCGAGTTCGCAAGGCGAACTGCTGTTCGACGGCCGCGACATCACCCGCAGCCGTACCGAGCAGCGCGTGCGCTCCGGCATCGGCTACGTGCCGCAAGAGCACTCGGTATTCGCCCGCCTCTCGGTGCGCGACAATCTCGCCGTCGGCTCGTTGAGCAACCCGGACGCGGCGCGCGCGGTCGACCGCGTGCTCACGATCTTCCCGAAGCTCGGCCAGCGCCTCGACCAGCCCGCCGGCACGCTGTCCGGCGGCGAGCGCAAGATGCTGGCGATCGGCCGCGCCATGCTCGGCAATCCGAAATTGCTGCTGCTGGACGAGCCGACCGAGGGCGTCTGGATCGGCGTCATCGAGGAGATCACCGAGCGCCTGATCGAGCTTGCCAAGGACATCTCCGTCGTGATCGTCGAGCAGCATCTCGACCTCGCGCTGCGCGTCGCCGACTACGCCTACGTGCTCGACCGCGGCCGCGTCGCGCTGCAGGGCGAGGCGGGCAGGGTGCGCGGCGATCCGGAGCTGCTGCGGTATCTGGCGCCGTAATGCTCCGTCATTCCGGGGCATCGCGAAGCGATGAGCCCGGAACGACGAAGGCGGCTCAGGCCTCAGGGCCCACGAACAGCCGCCAAACCCCCTCGAACAGCGCCATCGCGATAAACAGCGTCGACGCACTCAGCAGGACGCCCGCGGCGAAGTCATGATACGGGCCGCCTCTCGTGAGCCAAAATCCAATCAGCGCAGCGCCGATCACGCAGATCCAGCCGGCCAGCGCGCGCCGGGACTCGCGGAGCAGGGCGGAGATGCCGCCGGTCACCCCGGCGCACTCGTCCGGATCACCGTCGGATTGGCCGACGGTGCGCGTTCGAGATGGCTCAACGCTGCCTTGAGCTGGCTGTCCTGTTCGGTCCCGATCAGTTGCTCCTTGATCGGCGGTGACGCGGTCGCGGGCGATGCGCCCTTGCTGCCCGGCGTCACGTCGGAATTTGGCAGCGTGCCAGGATTGGCGAACGCGCCGTGCAGTTGCGCTTCCCGCCAGATCAGGGAATTTTCGACCTGTTCGTCCTTGGCTGCCTGGACGACGATGTCCGGCGTGATCCCGTCACCCTGAATGGAGCGGCCCGACGCGGTATAATAGAGCGCCGTGGTGAGCCGCAGCGCGCCATGCTCCTTGATCGGGATGATGGTCTGGACCGATCCCTTGCCGAAACTCTGCGTTCCCATCACCGTCGCGCGGTGGCGATCCTGCAATGCGCCTGCGACGATTTCGGATGCGGACGCGGAGGCGCCGTTGACGAGCACCACCATCGGGGTATCCGGCAGCAAGGCGCCGCTCGCGGGCGCGGTGAACGATTCATCGTCGTTGCCGTTGCGGCCACGGATCGAGACCACGGTCCCGCCGTTCAGGAAATCGCTGGAGACGTCGACCGCGGACGTGAGCAACCCGCCGGGGTCGTTGCGGAGATCGAGCACGACACCGGCAAGCTTGCCGTTGGCCTCGTGCTGCAACGACATGATGGCCTGCTTCAGTTCGTTCGGCGTCTCCGCGCCGAACTCGCTGATCCTGAGATAGCCGACATCGTTCGGCTCCAGCCGCGACTTGACGCTATGGACTTCGATGATCTGCCGGGTCAGCGGCACGTCGAAGGGCGACTGGCTGCCGCGCTGGATCGTCAGTTTGACGACCGATCCCGGCGTGCCGCGAATCTTCCTGATCACGTCCATCAGGTCGATGCCATGCGTGCTCTGGCCGTCCACCGACACGATCGCATCGCCCGGCTGCAAGCCGGCGCGGGCGCCCGGCGTGTCGTCGATCGGCGAGAGGACGGTCGGCAATCCGCTATGATCGGTGATCTTGAGGCCGACGCCGCCGAACTTCCCGCTGATGTCCTCGCGGGACTCACGGAATTCCTGTTCGGTCATGTAGGAGGAGTGCGGATCGAGCCGCGACAGCATCCCCTTCAGGGCCGCGTCGGTCAGCTCGCCCGAGCCGACCGGATGCACGTAGTCCTGCTGCACGAGTTGCATCACGCCGGCGAGAAGGTCGACGTCGACCCTTGAAGGACCGGCGGCGACCTCGGAAGCGAGAGCGAAGCCCGCGACGGCGGCCGTGGCCACGCCGACGATGGCGATCGTACGCAAATGGGATGTCTTCATTGCTGTCCGTCCGGTGAATGCACATGCGACGCGAGGATGCCACGGGAGCCGCCGCGGCGTACTTCAAACAAAAGCGATGAGATCATGATGCGGTTCCATGGCATCGCATCATGATCCCGAGAACCAGCCGTCGCCAGGAGACGCCGCGGCGGCTGGCCGGCCGATCAGCCGATCGGCATGGCGACGAAGCGGGTATTGTCGGACGTCTTCACCCGCATCAGCACATCGTGCTTGCCGTCGGATTTTGCTTCCGAGAGCGCGTTGCGAAGGTCAGCCGCGGAGCTGACGCTCTTGCCGCCGACGGCCAGGATGATGTCGCCGGATTGCAGGCCGTGCTCGGCGGCCGGGCCGTCCGGCTCGATCCCGGTCACGACCACGCCCCTGTCGCCGGCGCCGCCGACGTCGCTGGCGGGGGCGACCGACAGGCCGAGATGCGGAATGCCCTTTGCGCCCTGCTCGGAGCCGTCGGCCCGGGCAGTCTTCTGGATCTCGTTCGGCATCTTGGCGAGGGTCACGTTGATCGTCTGCGCCTCGCCCTTGCGCAGGATGTCGAGCTTGGCCGAGCTGCCCGGCGCCATTCCCGAGATCTCGCGCGCCAGCGTCCGCGAGTCCTTGACCGCGTTGCCGTTGACCGCCGTGATCACGTCACCCGGCCGGATGCCGGCCTGCGCCGCAGGCGTGTCCGGCTGGGCCTCGTCGACCAGCGCGCCCCGGGCCTGCTTCAGGCCGAGGCTTTCGGCGATGCCGGTCGTCACCGGCTGCACCTGCACGCCGATGTAGCCGCGCGTCACCGTGCCGTGCTCCTTGAGCTGGGCGACGATCATCTTCACGGTCGATGCCGGGACGTCGAAGCCGATGCCGACCGAGCCGCCGGACGGCGAATAGATCGCGGTGTTGACGCCGATGACGTTGCCATTGGTGTCGAAGGTCGGGCCGCCGGAATTGCCCTTGTTGATGGGCGCGTCGATCTGGATGTAATTGTCATAGGGGCCCGCGCCGATGTCGCGACCCTCGGCCGAGATGATGCCGGCCGTCACGGTGCCGCCGAGACCATAGGGGTTGCCGACCGCCACGACCCAGTCGCCGACCCGCGGCGTCTGGTTTTCGAGATTGACGTAGGTGAAGTCGCTCTTGCCTTCGACCTTGATCAGCGCGAGATCGGTCTTCGGATCGGTGCCGATCACCTTCGCGGTATAGATGGTGCCGTCGTCGGTGGTGACCTGCACCGAGGTGGCATGATCGACGACGTGATTATTGGTCACGGCATAGCCGTCCGCAGAAATGAAGAAACCGGAGCCGACGCCGGTGATGACCTGATGGCGCTGCAGTCTGCCGCCGTCGGGCGAGCCGTCATAGCCGAATTGACGGAAGAATTTCTCGAATGGCGTGCCGCGCATCGACGGCGGCAGGTTCTCGGCCCCGGGACCGGCCGCGTTCGCATCGCCTTCGTCGAGCTTCACGCGGACCGAAATGACGGCCGGTTTGACCTTCGCGACCAGGTCGGCGAAGCCCGCCGGGCCCTGCGTCTGCGCGATCGGCGCGGCGAATGCCCGTTCGACGAATCGCCCGTGGCTCAGCGCCCCCGTGACGGCGACGGCAGCGCCGATCATTGCGACGGAGCCCAGCAGCGCGAGCCGGCGGGCCGAAAGCGGTTTGCGATTTGATTTGCCGTTGTCGTTTGATGTGTTGGTGTCAGGCATGATGTCTCTCGCGGAAATGGTTGATGTCGCCGACACCAAACCTATCGCCGCCGCATTACGACGTCCTGTCCGAGGCATTAATTCGAGGGATAGGTTGCTAAATTCGCGGTAACGCTCGACGGACGCGTCATGTCTTTGCGATGCGCTCGACCAGATGCGCGCGCGAAGCGCCGGGCTCGAACCGATCCGCAAAATACTGAGTTTCGTGGATGACCCGACCGTCGCGGAATTCCATGATGCTCACCGTGTAGGAAGGGACGCCGTCATAGGTCAGCACGAATTCGGTGACCCAGAGATCGCCGCTGCCGATCATGCGCCGGATCGTGAAGCGCTTGGTGTTCGGCTGCACCGTCCGGCTCTGCTGGATGTTGCGCCGGCCGCGGATCCGCTCGCCCGATTGCGGATAGTCGAGCACCGCATCGTCGGCGTAGATGTCGTGCTCCGCCTCGAAATCGCTGGCATCCGACGCCTCCCAGTGACGCTGCAACGCAGCCCGCACGGTGCGATCATCCATGGCAATCTCCCGGCCGTGATTGTGCGGCATTTCACGCCCTGCCTCACGCCATTGGCAAGCGCAATCTCGTCGCGATGTTGCAAGGACTCTCTACGCCGTCATTCCGGGGCATGCGAAGCATGAGCCCGGAATCCATTCATCCAGGCGTGGTGTGGCGCGATGGATTCCGGGTTCTCGCGGAGCCTGTCATCGGGCGCGCGTTCGCGCGACCCGTTGGCGACCCCCGGAATGACGAGTGGAGAGACGGCGGCTGGAGCGCCGCGCTACTTCATCGCCGAGAAGCGATTGTCGAACGAGCTGGACTGCACCACCGGAGCGGCGCCGGCGAGCTGGCTGTTGGTGGTCGGGGCAGGCGCAGGCGCTGCGGCGGTGTCGGTGATCGACGGCTTCAGCGCCGGCCTGGCGGCGGGCTTCGGCGCGACGCGGACCACCGATTGCGGCTTGGCTTCGGCGAGCTTCGGCCTGGCCGGTGCCGCCGCGACCGCCTTGGGTGCGGGCGCAACGGGTGCTGCCGGGGTCGCGTCGGCCGCGGCAGTGCCGCCGATGCCGACCTTGCGGGCGAAGCTGGAGAAGAAGCCGCCTTCGGACTTGTCGGCCCTCGCCGTGGCGACACGGGTCGTCGGCGTCGACGACGTCGTCGCCACCGCGGGCTCATCCTGCGCCACTGCGAGATTCGGCTTCGGCGGGTTGACCGTGCCGGGGATGGTGCCGGGCGCGCGCGCCAGCGCCATCGATTGCAGGTTCTGGCTGTCGCCGCCTTCGGAGAGACCGGTGTTGCCTTCCGGAATCTTGGAGGCGAAGATCGCGTTCATGCCGCCGTCGATGCCGGTGTTCATGCGGGCCATCGGCGTGCCCTTCGACACCAGCTTGGCCATCTCGGCGTTGTCCTGCTGCTCCTTCTCGCGCACCGCATTCGCGATCTCGTCGGGGATCACATAGGCCGGGCACTTGGCGGAGGCGTTGAACACCGGATCGCGTGTCGCGTTCGGCGGCTTGGCCGCATCGAACACATATTTCTTCTCGCAGAAGTCGACCTTCGGCTCCTGCTTGGTCACCTCGAAATGGTCATTGCCTTCCTTGATCATTCGCCAAAAAGGCATGTTCGGGTTGTTGCGGTGCTTGGCCATGTTGGCCGCGGTCATGTGGAACGGATAGGCCTGGAATTGAAACGCCTTCTGGCCGCCGAAGAAGGACTCGCGGCCGAGCGAATAGATCTCCGCGATCTGCTCGTCGGTCATCGCGTAGCAGCCGCGCGAGGAGCAATCGCCATGCACCATCAGCTCGGAGCCGGTGCGGCCGAGCGCCTTGTCGAAGGCGTTGGGGTAGCCGGTGTTGAACGAGAGGTAGTAGGCCGACTGCGGGTTCATCTGGCTCGGGTTGATCGAGTAGAACCCTTCGGGCGCCTGGCGGTCGCCTTCGCGCACCTTGGGGCCGAGATCGCCCGACCAGCGGCAGATCGGATAGGTCTTGAGCAGCGCGAACTGGCCGGAGCGGTTCTGTTTCCAGACCTCAAGCGTGGCCTCTTCCTTGAACAGGCGGACCAGGATCGGCGACTGCAGGTCCATGTCCTTCTCGGCCATCGCGGCGACGAGTTTCGGCGGCACCGGCTGATTGGCCTTGGCGTTCTGGGCCAGCGAAATCTGGTCGGTGTCACAACCGGCGAGCAGCACGCTCGCCGCAAGGGCGGCGGAGGCGAGAAGCGCGCGTACGACCGTGCGATGATTCAAAGTCCGAGCTCCACACCCACCGGGCGATTTTTCGCGACCCCAACACGGCGAAAAAGCCCTGAAGCCATTGTCTAAAATATTAGCCTTCGCTCCCCCTGCTCGCAACCTGAACGGGGGGAACCAAACCTTACGGTAGCAGGCATGGTTCAAGGAATGTTAAAGACCCGGCTCGGGGCTGAATTGCGGCCAAAATTGCCGATTTGGGCCAAAAATCGCGCCGTTTCGGCACATCAGCCGAGCTTGCGGCCGATATCCAGGAATTTCTGCCGCCGCTGTTTGCGAATCGCGTCCGGATCAAGATTTCGTAGGTCGCCAAGCGCCTGGGCGATGGCATCGCCGGTGGTCGCGATCATCGCCGCGGCATCCCGGTGGGCGCCGCCGGAGGGCTCTTTCAGGATCTGGTCGATCACGCCGAAGCGCAGCATGTCCTGGGCGGTGATCTTCATGCTGTTGGCGGCTTCCTGCGCCTTGGTGCCGTCGCGCCACAGGATCGAGGATGCCGCCTCCGGCGAGATCACGGAGTAGATCGCATGCTCCATCATCAGCACGCGGTTCGCGGTCGTGATGGCGATGGCGCCGCCTGACATGCCCTCGCCGGTGACGATCGCAACGTTGGGTACGCCGAGCGAAAGGCAGGCATCGGTCGAGCGCGCGATCGCCTCGGCCTGGCCGCGCTCCTCGGCGCCGATGCCGGGATAGGCGCCGGCGGAATCGACGATCGACAGCACCGGGATGCCGAAGCGGTCGGCCATCTCCATCAGCCGCACCGCCTTGCGGTAGCCTTCCGGCCGCGCCATGCCGAAATTGTGCTTGATGCGGCTCTCGGTGGTGGCGCCCTTTTCCTGGCCGACCACGCAGATGCTCTCGCCGCGGAAGCGGCCGAAGCCGCCGACCAGCGCCTCGTCGTCGGAGAATTTGCGGTCGCCGGCCATCGGCGTGAATTCGGTGATCAGGCCGCCGATGAAATCGGTCAAATGCGGCCGCTGCGGATGCCGCGCCACCAGCGTCTTCTGCCACGGCGTCAGATTGGCGTAGAGCTCGGTGAGCGCCTGCGCCGCCTTGTCCTCGATGCGGGCGACCTCGTCGCCGATGTCGCTGCCGCTGGCCGCGAGCGCACGCAACTCGTCGATCTTGGATTCAAGCTCGGCGACGGGTTTTTCGAAGTCGAGATAGCTGCGCATCGGGTCAGGCATCGCGTCAATATAGGGAGGAAGGGTGCGAGGGGCGAAGCGGTTTTGGCGTCGGATAGAGAAGTTTTGATACTTCAATTGGTTAACGCGCGCTCGGGTCGAGCGCACGCTTCGTCGCGGGCAGGTGACGCTCTTTCTGCGGAGACGCCGCGGAAGTCAAGACGTTGCCGTGGTCCCGTAGCCCGGATGGAGCTACGCCTTCTCGGCCAACGGGTGCAGGTCGCGGACCAGGCTCTTCAGCCGCTCCTCGACCACATGGGTGTAGATCTGGGTTGTCGAGATATCGGTATGACCGAGCAGGGTCTGCACGATGCGCAAGTCAGCACCGTTGTGCAGCAGGTGGCTGGCGAAGGCATGGCGCAGCACGTGCGGAGAGACCAACCGCGGCGCGAGGCCGGAGGCGCTCGCGAGCTCCTTCAGGTCGCGGGCGAAATGCTGCCGGGTCAAATGGCCGCTCTCGCCGAACGAGGGAAACAGCCATTTCGATGTTGCTGCTTTCTTCTTCTCGGGCTGCATCACGGCCATCGCCGCGAGGTAATCCGCCATCGCCTGGCGCGAGGCGTCGTTCAATGGCACCAGCCGCTCCTTGTTGCCCTTGCCGCGCACCACGATCATCCGCGTGTCGCGCCGCGCTGCGGACAGCGGCAGCGACACCAGCTCGGAGACGCGCAGGCCGGTGGCGTAGAGCACCTCGAGCAGGCAGTAGAGCCGCAGCGCGCGCAGCCGCTGCGCCGGCGAGACGTCGCTCCCGGTCAGTTGTTTCGCGCGGGTCAGCATGCGGTCGACATCAGTGATCGACAGCACCTTGGGCAGGCCGCGTCCGCGCTTCGGGCCGGACAGGATCGCGGCCGGATCGTCACTGCGGATCCGCTCATTGAGCAGGAAGCGATAGAGATGCCGGATCGCCGACAGCCGCCGCGCCACGCTCGACGATTTGAAGCCGCGCGTATCGAGATCGGCGAGATAGCCGCGTAGCGCCTCGGTGTCGGCGCCGGTGAAATTCGTACCGGCGTGGCTGAGGTAATCGGAGAAGTCGGTGAGATCGCGCCGGTAGGCGTCGAGCGTGTTGGCGCCGGCGCCCTGTTCCGCGGCGAGCATGTCGAGGAACAGCGCGGTCAGGCGGGCGTCGGAGGATTTGGCAGCAGGTCTGGCAGGAGCGGGCATGCCAGCAATCATAGCGCCTATTTCTTGAGGAACTTATCCGGCGGGATGGTCACCGTCATTTCCCGCGGCTTGGGATGGACGAAATTGGCCAGCGCGAACACGATCCCGTAGCCGATGCCGAAGATCACGGCGACGACCGTCAGGAAGCGGAACAGGCTGGGCATGGAGGCGGCTCGGGAGGCGAATTAACCAATGAAATCATCCAACATGTTCCCCGTGTCGTTGCAAGTCTGGCTGGTAAAGTCTGGCTGGTAACGGTATCGCCGGGGGTAGTATAGGTGGCCTTCAATATGACAAATCGCCCCGCGACCAGAGCTTTTTGATGTCCGACGCAGCCGTCCCGGCACCCACCACTCCGACCCTCGAGGCCGATATCGCGGCCGCGCTGGGGCCGCGGTCGATCGTGCTGGTCGGCATGATGGGGGCCGGCAAATCGACCATCGGCCGGCGGATCGCGGCGCGCCTGCGGCTGCCCTTCACCGATGCCGACACCGAGATCGAGACCGCCCACCGGATGACGATCCCGGAAATCTTCCAGGAATATGGCGAACCCTATTTTCGGGACGGCGAAGCGCGGGTGATCGCGCGGATACTCGAAGAGCGTCCGGTCGTGCTGGCGACCGGCGGCGGCGCCTTCATGCGCGAGGAGACCCGCGACCGGATCCGGGAGCGGGCGGTCTCGATCTGGCTCAAGGCCGACACCGACATCATCATGCGCCGGGTCCGTCGCCGCGCCGACCGCCCGCTGCTGCAAACCGCCGATCCCGAGGCGACGGTCAATCGTCTGCTCGGCGAGCGCGAGCCGGTCTACGCCAATGCCGACCTGACCGTCGCCTCGCGCGACGTGCCGCATGACCGCATCGTCGACGAATGCCTCGAGGCCCTGCGCAGCTATCTCTGCGGCCCACGCTCGGCTGTCGAGCCGCCATCCGATGGAATGAACGCAACCTCATGACTG from Bradyrhizobium genosp. L includes:
- a CDS encoding nuclear transport factor 2 family protein, which translates into the protein MDDRTVRAALQRHWEASDASDFEAEHDIYADDAVLDYPQSGERIRGRRNIQQSRTVQPNTKRFTIRRMIGSGDLWVTEFVLTYDGVPSYTVSIMEFRDGRVIHETQYFADRFEPGASRAHLVERIAKT
- a CDS encoding shikimate kinase encodes the protein MSDAAVPAPTTPTLEADIAAALGPRSIVLVGMMGAGKSTIGRRIAARLRLPFTDADTEIETAHRMTIPEIFQEYGEPYFRDGEARVIARILEERPVVLATGGGAFMREETRDRIRERAVSIWLKADTDIIMRRVRRRADRPLLQTADPEATVNRLLGEREPVYANADLTVASRDVPHDRIVDECLEALRSYLCGPRSAVEPPSDGMNATS
- a CDS encoding L,D-transpeptidase family protein, giving the protein MNHRTVVRALLASAALAASVLLAGCDTDQISLAQNAKANQPVPPKLVAAMAEKDMDLQSPILVRLFKEEATLEVWKQNRSGQFALLKTYPICRWSGDLGPKVREGDRQAPEGFYSINPSQMNPQSAYYLSFNTGYPNAFDKALGRTGSELMVHGDCSSRGCYAMTDEQIAEIYSLGRESFFGGQKAFQFQAYPFHMTAANMAKHRNNPNMPFWRMIKEGNDHFEVTKQEPKVDFCEKKYVFDAAKPPNATRDPVFNASAKCPAYVIPDEIANAVREKEQQDNAEMAKLVSKGTPMARMNTGIDGGMNAIFASKIPEGNTGLSEGGDSQNLQSMALARAPGTIPGTVNPPKPNLAVAQDEPAVATTSSTPTTRVATARADKSEGGFFSSFARKVGIGGTAAADATPAAPVAPAPKAVAAAPARPKLAEAKPQSVVRVAPKPAARPALKPSITDTAAAPAPAPTTNSQLAGAAPVVQSSSFDNRFSAMK
- a CDS encoding ABC transporter ATP-binding protein — translated: MPLLEASGISKIFGKLTALDGAALTVGENEFHGLIGPNGSGKSTLMKCVAGAEVPTTGKVSFVNTDITAFTPTERARAGMSLKFQITSVLPTLTLYDNILLALQAQCSLLDLVFSRTRAALHEQVMTMLTQFRLADRAHDAAANLSHGQQQWLEIAMALVGKPRLLLLDEPTGGMSLEERRVTGELLQPIKQHCSLVIVEHDLDFIRDICDRLTVLDQGKVLASGTVAEIQANKSVQEIYLRRA
- the xerD gene encoding site-specific tyrosine recombinase XerD, giving the protein MPAPARPAAKSSDARLTALFLDMLAAEQGAGANTLDAYRRDLTDFSDYLSHAGTNFTGADTEALRGYLADLDTRGFKSSSVARRLSAIRHLYRFLLNERIRSDDPAAILSGPKRGRGLPKVLSITDVDRMLTRAKQLTGSDVSPAQRLRALRLYCLLEVLYATGLRVSELVSLPLSAARRDTRMIVVRGKGNKERLVPLNDASRQAMADYLAAMAVMQPEKKKAATSKWLFPSFGESGHLTRQHFARDLKELASASGLAPRLVSPHVLRHAFASHLLHNGADLRIVQTLLGHTDISTTQIYTHVVEERLKSLVRDLHPLAEKA
- a CDS encoding Do family serine endopeptidase — translated: MPDTNTSNDNGKSNRKPLSARRLALLGSVAMIGAAVAVTGALSHGRFVERAFAAPIAQTQGPAGFADLVAKVKPAVISVRVKLDEGDANAAGPGAENLPPSMRGTPFEKFFRQFGYDGSPDGGRLQRHQVITGVGSGFFISADGYAVTNNHVVDHATSVQVTTDDGTIYTAKVIGTDPKTDLALIKVEGKSDFTYVNLENQTPRVGDWVVAVGNPYGLGGTVTAGIISAEGRDIGAGPYDNYIQIDAPINKGNSGGPTFDTNGNVIGVNTAIYSPSGGSVGIGFDVPASTVKMIVAQLKEHGTVTRGYIGVQVQPVTTGIAESLGLKQARGALVDEAQPDTPAAQAGIRPGDVITAVNGNAVKDSRTLAREISGMAPGSSAKLDILRKGEAQTINVTLAKMPNEIQKTARADGSEQGAKGIPHLGLSVAPASDVGGAGDRGVVVTGIEPDGPAAEHGLQSGDIILAVGGKSVSSAADLRNALSEAKSDGKHDVLMRVKTSDNTRFVAMPIG
- a CDS encoding S41 family peptidase codes for the protein MKTSHLRTIAIVGVATAAVAGFALASEVAAGPSRVDVDLLAGVMQLVQQDYVHPVGSGELTDAALKGMLSRLDPHSSYMTEQEFRESREDISGKFGGVGLKITDHSGLPTVLSPIDDTPGARAGLQPGDAIVSVDGQSTHGIDLMDVIRKIRGTPGSVVKLTIQRGSQSPFDVPLTRQIIEVHSVKSRLEPNDVGYLRISEFGAETPNELKQAIMSLQHEANGKLAGVVLDLRNDPGGLLTSAVDVSSDFLNGGTVVSIRGRNGNDDESFTAPASGALLPDTPMVVLVNGASASASEIVAGALQDRHRATVMGTQSFGKGSVQTIIPIKEHGALRLTTALYYTASGRSIQGDGITPDIVVQAAKDEQVENSLIWREAQLHGAFANPGTLPNSDVTPGSKGASPATASPPIKEQLIGTEQDSQLKAALSHLERAPSANPTVIRTSAPG
- a CDS encoding branched-chain amino acid ABC transporter ATP-binding protein, encoding MPDPSFLDIRHLDAGYGRSQVLFDVNIGIPWRGGVAVLGRNGAGKTTLMKTIVGELASSQGELLFDGRDITRSRTEQRVRSGIGYVPQEHSVFARLSVRDNLAVGSLSNPDAARAVDRVLTIFPKLGQRLDQPAGTLSGGERKMLAIGRAMLGNPKLLLLDEPTEGVWIGVIEEITERLIELAKDISVVIVEQHLDLALRVADYAYVLDRGRVALQGEAGRVRGDPELLRYLAP
- a CDS encoding acetyl-CoA carboxylase carboxyltransferase subunit alpha codes for the protein MPDPMRSYLDFEKPVAELESKIDELRALAASGSDIGDEVARIEDKAAQALTELYANLTPWQKTLVARHPQRPHLTDFIGGLITEFTPMAGDRKFSDDEALVGGFGRFRGESICVVGQEKGATTESRIKHNFGMARPEGYRKAVRLMEMADRFGIPVLSIVDSAGAYPGIGAEERGQAEAIARSTDACLSLGVPNVAIVTGEGMSGGAIAITTANRVLMMEHAIYSVISPEAASSILWRDGTKAQEAANSMKITAQDMLRFGVIDQILKEPSGGAHRDAAAMIATTGDAIAQALGDLRNLDPDAIRKQRRQKFLDIGRKLG